One region of Culex pipiens pallens isolate TS chromosome 2, TS_CPP_V2, whole genome shotgun sequence genomic DNA includes:
- the LOC120413525 gene encoding uncharacterized protein LOC120413525: MANIQVGFFEHITMNFGQETTTKFKHYALNNTRLSNMTTRKNFLIQCRRKGVFPAHIVNTLKCTHPLLEDRSPYMGKLQRIMDKFKKALLNIEIKHTFYKIKCLKRDLENGKLDIVTSASPDIALGFITTQNRSFENNFNKTQRKTNDKLNKLMEKLVPDETVPTLNERSILNATTLTVPPQTTLLLSLGPKFSHPVTRLEHIPMFHLIADVESILRTSDDQAAQDKNRCLAATQIQNHISRIKSNRYKDSLQAFCDSATRETKRFLAEHPEVCVLESDKGKRMVLMKVTEYDEKMNALLTDSTYKVLPKDPTPSVERKNNNLVDRLLDLHLIDKDTGKRLRNKTSICPRIYGQPKAHKANLPLRPVVPNITAPTYQLSKYLSSILKQAHQSIFNIKDSFTFVEQIRNVTLPPDYCLVSFDVVSLFTNVPKLLVIHDIIACWDVIQRATDIDLSLFLELVEFLLDNSYFCFRGKFYMQTFGTAMGSPISPILADLVMEILLLNVLRQLEFEVPVLYKYVDDLLIALPNNKTHDTLALFNSYNEHLQFTMEEERDSKIPFLDTVVIRNQDQTVSTEWFSKPIASGRLLNYLSFHPTGMKINVAANFIHRVTSLTTDQPLQQQKQIIFKHLRLNNYPTTLINRLWSRNNMNNTTGNHPTTTSETAQTTYRSLPHIPILTSALISSFKNDFPNTKVARKTLKTNSQILKNIRDPVQPLQKSKVVYSIPCNNCQMTYIGMTKNKLQTRMYGHKHDVNKLQSVVVSGITNIEEQKDKLKDRTALIEHCIEEGHSFGLDKVQIIDSTFKSTALPILEMCHIAVKTNTVNHRTDVEKLGTTYTGILHSINTHITRRNNISTNTSLEELTKNQK; encoded by the coding sequence ATGGCTAACATACAAGTTGGTTTTTTCGAGCACATCACTATGAATTTTGGACAAGAAACAACAACCAAATTCAAACACTACGCACTTAACAACACAAGACTAAGCAACATGACAACAAGGAAAAACTTCCTGATCCAATGTCGCCGAAAGGGAGTGTTTCCGGCACACATCGTCAACACCCTAAAATGCACGCATCCATTGCTGGAGGACAGGAGTCCTTACATGGGAAAACTACAAAGGATAATGGACAAATTCAAAAAGGCGCTGCTTAACATTGAGATTAAGCATACGTTTTACAAGATCAAGTGTCTAAAACGGGATTTGGAAAACGGCAAGTTGGACATCGTTACCTCAGCCAGTCCTGATATTGCATTAGGATTTATCACCACCCAGAATCGGTCGTTCGAAAACAACTTCAACAAGACACAACGGAAGACCAACGATAAGTTGAACAAGCTTATGGAAAAATTGGTTCCGGACGAAACCGTACCAACACTAAACGAACGATCGATCCTAAATGCCACAACACTAACTGTGCCTCCCCAAACAACACTTTTGCTCAGCCTCGGACCGAAGTTCTCACATCCGGTCACACGCTTAGAGCACATCCCCATGTTCCACCTGATAGCCGATGTCGAATCGATACTCCGTACGTCCGACGACCAAGCAGCCCAAGACAAGAACAGATGTCTTGCAGCAACACAAATACAAAACCACATATCCCGTATCAAATCAAATCGCTACAAAGATTCACTTCAAGCGTTTTGTGACAGCGCAACCCGAGAAACAAAACGTTTTCTAGCTGAACATCCGGAGGTATGCGTGTTGGAGTCGGACAAGGGCAAACGTATGGTCCTAATGAAGGTGACAGAATATGACGAGAAGATGAACGCTCTTCTTACCGACTCGACGTACAAGGTTCTTCCCAAGGACCCAACTCCGAGCGTCGAACGTAAGAACAACAACTTGGTAGACCGACTGCTGGATTTACACCTTATCGATAAGGACACTGGCAAACGGTTGAGGAACAAAACATCGATATGCCCACGCATCTATGGTCAACCGAAGGCACACAAGGCAAACCTCCCGTTGCGCCCAGTAGTCCCAAACATCACGGCGCCGACCTACCAACTCTCCAAGTACCTGTCCAGCATCCTAAAACAGGCACACCAAAGCATTTTCAACATCAAAGACAGCTTCACCTTTGTAGAACAGATACGGAACGTGACGTTGCCCCCCGACTACTGCTTGGTGTCGTTCGATGTCGTCTCGCTATTTACGAACGTCCCTAAACTGTTGGTTATCCACGACATCATTGCGTGCTGGGACGTAATACAACGGGCAACGGACATCGACCTCAGCCTTTTCCTCGAATTGGTAGAGTTTCTGTTGGACAATAGCTACTTCTGCTTTCGAGGAAAGTTCTACATGCAAACGTTTGGGACAGCCATGGGGAGCCCGATTTCGCCAATTTTGGCCGACCTCGTCATGGAGATTCTCTTGCTGAATGTACTACGCCAGCTTGAGTTCGAGGTTCCGGTGCTCTACAAATACGTAGACGATCTGCTGATCGCTCTACCAAACAACAAAACTCACGACACGTTGGCGTTGTTCAACAGCTACAACGAACATTTGCAGTTCACGATGGAAGAAGAGAGAGACAGCAAAATACCGTTCCTGGACACCGTCGTCATCAGGAACCAAGACCAGACCGTGTCAACCGAATGGTTTTCCAAGCCCATCGCATCTGGGCGGCTGTTAAACTACCTGTCGTTTCATCCAACGGGAATGAAAATCAACGTAGCTGCCAACTTCATCCACCGAGTGACATCCCTTACGACCGACCAGCCCCTAcaacagcaaaaacaaatcatttttaaacacCTGCGCCTCAACAATTATCCAACAACCCTCATCAACAGGCTGTGGTCCCGCAATAACATGAACAACACAACAGGTAACCACCCGACAACAACATCAGAAACAGCCCAAACAACATACAGATCCTTGCCCCACATCCCGATCCTCACTAGTGCACTAATTAGCtcctttaaaaatgattttcccaACACTAAAGTAGCCCGCAAAACCCTCAAAACAAATTCCCAAATCCTCAAAAACATCCGTGACCCAGTACAACCTCTGCAAAAGTCCAAAGTTGTTTACAGTATCCCCTGTAACAACTGCCAAATGACATACATTGGCATGACTAAAAACAAACTCCAAACCAGAATGTACGGACACAAgcacgatgtaaacaaacttcaaTCTGTAGTGGTAAGTGGCATTACCAATATCGAAGAGCAGAAAGACAAGCTAAAGGATAGAACTGCGTTAATTGAACATTGTATTGAAGAGGGACACTCGTTTGGTCTGGACAAGGTCCAGATCATCGACAGTACATTCAAATCCACTGCTCTGCCGATATTGGAAATGTGTCATATTGCTGTCAAAACAAACACAGTTAACCACCGTACCGATGTAGAGAAGCTTGGCACTACCTACACAGGAATACTACACTCCATCAACACACATATTACACGCAGGAACAATATCAGCACAAACACGTCCCTAGAGGAActcaccaaaaaccaaaaatga
- the LOC120413577 gene encoding uncharacterized protein LOC120413577, with product MPFMAGVQNIADRQTRQRTSRARVLPEETLNFIAYNNLIAPCGAAQSNRDRRAMDAGLTAADCPGNAPRRQHYEKNSKNQQRAEQDINNNNSNIYNNGAVHIFTGNEKQRRPAAAMAGQVVYDRNVDRVRPQLDNEWSNYENTPNRAAQETFYRNRSSIESAESRRSSARDGDDDEGPISTETYRTVVENAMNVAFLAANTNQLRLLTETQQEAPSYQACLGMVITSLVLQVLVGISMVTISIKNDQRWRKLKTIASVGVAVIAIINLIVLSLLNAVMLQ from the exons ATGCCGTTCATGGCGGGTGTTCAGAACATTGCTGACCGCCAAACTCGCCAACGGACATCGCGCGCGCGTGTGCTACCCGAAGAAACCCTCAATTTTATTGCCTATAATAACTTGATTGCACCGTGCGGAGCTGCTCAGTCGAATCGCGATCGACGCGCAATGGACGCAGGATTGACCGCGGCAGATTGTCCGGGGAACGCACCGAGGAGACAACACTACGAGAAGAACTCCAAGAACCAGCAACGAGCCGAGCAggacatcaacaacaacaactccaaCATCTACAACAATGGGGCTGTGCATATCTTCACCGGGAATGAGAAGCAACGGCGGCCAGCAGCGGCGATGGCCGGACAGGTGGTCTATGACCGGAACGTGGACCGAGTGCGGCCACAGCTGGACAACGAGTGGAGCAACTACGAGAACACTCCGAACCGAGCGGCACAGGAAACGTTTTACCGGAATCGGAGCAGCATCGAGAGTGCCGAGAGTCGACGATCGTCGGCCAGGGATGGCGACGATGATGAGGGACCGATCAGCACCGAGACGTACCGAACTGTGGTGGAGAATGCGATGAACGTGGCCTTCCTGGCGGCCAACACGAACCAGCTGCGGCTGCTGACCGAAACCCAGCAGGAAGCACCGTCCTACCAGGCCTGCCTCGGGATGGTCATCACGTCGCTGGTGCTGCAGGTGCTGGTCGGGATTTCTATGGTCACGATATCG ATCAAGAACGATCAGCGGTGGCGCAAACTGAAAACGATCGCCTCCGTCGGGGTGGCCGTTATTGCGATCATCAACCTCATTGTGCTTTCGTTGTTGAATGCGGTTATGTTACAATAA
- the LOC120413565 gene encoding uncharacterized protein LOC120413565, whose protein sequence is MRFSFGAIPFFGDSMSYQVSEERHEDTTDLYQPERPPRKSSPEPFYENTGPPALPVFGRRTRSDLNLAQTNSGTSDGYVEPETLKASSAAIVPLSSTKPTVRIRSIPSVLPPIPPRPPLDSDAHSDVTDRRAISETHPYDISKSIAESAMDISLLTANANQLRLLITYNQGSQTYLACITFIIMSLVLQMLVAVTMIIVSLTKKNLPEAKRQKLKIITSVGVAIITMINILVASLVVAEQNPAVMAGMIDAVTMASVSTTAAGTTTTTPMAITSSEAAAVVE, encoded by the exons ATGA GGTTCAGCTTCGGAGCGATTCCGTTCTTCGGCGATAGTATGAGCTATCAGGTCTCCGAAGAGCGCCATGAGGACACCACGGATCTGTACCAACCTGAGCGGCCACCGCGGAAATCCAGCCCGGAACCATTCTACGAAAACACCGGACCACCAGCCCTGCCCGTGTTTGGCCGCAGGACACGAAGTGACCTGAATTTGGCACAAACCAACAGTGGCACCTCCGACGGGTACGTGGAACCGGAAACGTTGAAAGCCTCGTCGGCGGCCATCGTTCCACTGTCCTCAACCAAGCCAACCGTACGAATCCGCAGCATACCATCGGTTCTGCCACCGATTCCACCGCGACCTCCGCTCGACTCGGACGCCCACTCGGACGTCACCGACCGGCGAGCCATATCCGAGACGCACCCGTACGACATCTCCAAGAGCATCGCCGAGTCCGCGATGGACATTTCCCTGCTGACGGCCAACGCCAACCAGCTGCGGCTGCTCATAACCTACAACCAGGGCTCGCAGACGTACCTGGCCTGCATCACGTTCATCATCATGTCGCTGGTGCTGCAGATGCTGGTGGCCGTCACCATGATCATCGTTTCG CTCACCAAGAAGAACCTTCCGGAAGCAAAGCGGCAGAAGCTGAAAATTATCACCTCCGTCGGGGTGGCCATCATTACGATGATCAACATCCTGGTGGCGTCGCTGGTCGTGGCCGAACAGAACCCGGCGGTTATGGCTGGGATGATAGATGCGGTTACGATGGCCAGTGTCAGTACGACCGCAGCAGGaaccacgacgacgacgccgatgGCCATCACCAGCAGTGAAGCGGCGGCTGTGGTGGAGTGA
- the LOC120413566 gene encoding ninjurin-B-like: protein MTKKEETPLEMESVVESALKAVDPAASDDPGIIEAKKPGLGKRLGKLVGQRATDVSLLTANSNQLRLMMHYNKHSSTYMICISLIIISLIVQKLVAAGSLAVKSRPKNKRNVHLKRVKVATSIGAAIITGINLLIASLVSTGSKNASNKNETIAEQKIDNLLNMFT from the exons ATGACCAAAAAGGAGGAAACTCCACTGGAGATGGAATCTGTGGTAGAAAGTGCGCTGAAAGCCGTTGATCCTGCGGCGTCCGATGATCCGGGAATAATAGAAGCTAAGAAACCTGGTCTAGGGAAGCGACTCGGGAAGTTGGTTGGTCAACGTGCCACGGATGTGTCGCTGCTGACGGCAAATTCAAACCAGCTTCGACTGATGATGCACTACAACAAGCATTCCAGCACCTACATGATCTGCATCAGTTTGATCATCATTTCGTTGATTGTGCAGAAGCTGGTTGCCGCGGGTTCTTTGGCGGTTAAG AGCCGTCCAAAAAACAAGCGAAATGTTCACTTGAAGCGAGTAAAGGTTGCGACATCGATTGGCGCCGCAATCATAACCGGCATCAACCTTCTGATAGCATCTTTGGTGTCCACCGGGAGCAAAAACGCATCCAATAAGAACGAAACTATTGCAGAgcaaaaaattgataatttgctGAATATGTTTACATGA
- the LOC120413515 gene encoding ninjurin-B-like, translating to MANGLRQSTEMKTLVQHDFKYDNPIHSEQSSAHGGSRSEFNDGQDYDQDVSYDLQFHKVIVKRAMDIAMLTANANQLRLLFTYNSQSQTFVACVTLVILSLLLQTSVAICLVIVKSHPKPRRNVHMRRLKTASKIGVVIITVINILVASLVITRGEIGTANQTTVNMRIKT from the exons ATGGCGAACGGTTTGAGGCAATCAACGGAAATGAAAACTTTAGTGCAACATGACTTCAAATATGACAATCCAATTCACTCGGAACAATCATCAGCTCACGGAGGTAGTCGATCTGAGTTCAACGATGGGCAGGACTACGACCAGGACGTCAGCTATGATCTGCAGTTTCACAAAGTGATCGTCAAAAGGGCAATGGATATCGCGATGCTAACGGCGAATGCCAACCAGTTACGATTGTTGTTTACCTACAATAGTCAGTCTCAAACGTTTGTTGCTTGCGTTACGTTGGTTATTCTTTCACTGTTGTTGCAGACAAGCGTAGCGATTTGCTTGGTAATTGTGAAG AGCCATCCCAAGCCCAGGAGAAATGTTCACATGAGGAGACTGAAGACCGCATCTAAAATTGGCGTTGTTATAATAACTGTTATCAACATTTTGGTGGCTTCGCTGGTGATAACTCGGGGTGAAATTGGAACGGCTAATCAAACTACTGTGAATATGAGGATTAAAACATGA
- the LOC120413557 gene encoding ninjurin-B-like encodes MPKEKEVPLEMVSSPKSTQPLLLSSTELPTSTTTTSEMGTDAATDWRRHSASEIDGARRNRGQQTHAYDLHKGIAESAMDISLLTANANQLRLLITYNGRSKTYIACITLVIVSLVLQVLVACGVIIIKSQPKSRLNVHIDRLKIATSIGVSIITVINILVASLVVTDGSGGTGVA; translated from the exons ATGCCCAAAGAGAAGGAAGTTCCTTTGGAAATGGTCTCCTCGCCAAAATCCACCCAACCTCTGCTACTGTCCTCCACGGAGCTGCCAACATCGACAACCACCACGTCCGAAATGGGCACCGACGCCGCCACCGATTGGCGTCGCCACAGCGCTTCGGAAATCGACGGTGCCCGGCGAAATCGGGGCCAGCAAACGCACGCGTACGACCTCCACAAGGGCATCGCCGAGTCCGCGATGGATATCTCACTGCTGACGGCCAACGCCAACCAGCTGCGGCTGCTGATCACCTACAATGGGCGCTCCAAGACGTACATCGCGTGCATTACGTTGGTGATCGTGTCCCTGGTGCTGCAGGTGCTCGTGGCCTGCGGGGTCATTATTATTAAG AGTCAACCCAAATCCCGGCTGAACGTCCACATTGATCGGTTAAAGATTGCCACTTCGATAGGCGTGTCGATCATCACCGTGATCAACATCCTGGTAGCGTCACTGGTGGTCACGGACGGATCTGGTGGGACAGGAGTAGCCTAA
- the LOC120413558 gene encoding uncharacterized protein LOC120413558, with the protein MADSTTVSTTVPQKGIPEKVESTVQLTPPSDPLYYSAGSSESQYQLRFSYSDYDLYRSVVEITLNVSFLAATSNQLRLLISFRETEHFVVSTVLVTASLILQLLIAINVVTIAMNDQFRWMKLKAFTSIGAILLTVVSILIPFVMNAEHSTVDYLAIQSH; encoded by the exons ATGGCAGACTCGACAACAGTCTCGACTACCGTTCCACAGAAGGGAATCCCCGAAAAGGTTGAGTCAACCGTCCAGTTGACCCCGCCCTCGGACCCGCTGTACTACAGCGCGGGAAGCAGTGAATCCCAGTACCAGCTGAGGTTCAGCTACAGTGACTACGATCTGTACCGCAGTGTGGTGGAAATTACGTTGAATGTGTCGTTTTTGGCCGCCACCAGCAACCAGCTGCGGCTGCTGATCAGCTTCCGGGAGACGGAGCACTTTGTCGTCAGTACGGTGCTGGTGACGGCGTCGCTGATTCTGCAGCTGCTGATCGCGATCAACGTGGTGACGATTGCG ATGAATGACCAATTTCGGTGGATGAAATTAAAGGCGTTTACATCAATCGGAGCTATTCTCCTAACCGTCGTCAGCATACTCATTCCCTTCGTCATGAATGCAGAACACTCAACCGTGGACTATTTAGCAATACAATCGCACTAG
- the LOC120413556 gene encoding cilia- and flagella-associated protein 91-like, whose amino-acid sequence MTYRSHIVGPSRVFDHIYDPLFVASDRKDVCRANNAALSRSAPIGIFPVYQTMFSELPRMTRNHYVMHRNPLPYYPEVQVNSSKSAAIPDVSRILGTERSKFFCHPTAGETGTILKMSGDSVEEFCHCDQSAEPRVKDAASQTVYRESSAQTQPWMPTAVLKDADFGTAEIVYVAEMLQHTQYPGINEVEIVERARKKRNWEYALGSCDSADEWAQQKLTLQIFEWEEWVARERQIDRYQMLRLQLVAKIMGKRERDTRQATECKMENTKNRINEQRNKAMEKLRIKYEREMRKLEKKRNDSKANKFRSPLVPKAEDVTTVVTKKVCKKSYNYDPNLIEVGLTKLERKITVTHKLKDVNNQRPELWKPKEVCREFQKGFWSDHFLRKLYDSLKHFRHKKETKPAVPECLIVVSSPTESIITSPPRVSEEREDDNLYQQAVLLQKLLRGRATQEMIHKDYAADRDLVEDLIATHRLPVVEEFFPIAPIKTGSVREKYLHILRNEQLLDEFIENSTHAQMSSLMSTLERELTRLQNERNTQAFYMLTEQERYFREARETRHISEMKYQDNEELAIYLENALLEKADEDSLSETRSKIHDLVKRFDSEADKRISSQEEEPVQQSQGTIASYLLDEMMMPDAFRRLARESIKQKQKPLLAEAHETIFAQSVQEFKPLDSVPEEVMEVLRQQSEEREAEPKLEEPTEEADDGAPDLETRSEGQVIIGDILSNVVDMSVMSENEVEEIPEDEGTDGIAGSVSVEEDGGQMATEIIEDLLGNVFEKDEIKK is encoded by the exons ATGACCTACCGAAGCCACATTGTCGGCCCGTCGCGCGTTTTCGACCACATCTACGATCCGTTGTTTGTGGCCTCCGACCGAAAGGACGTCTGTCGAGCCAACAATGCCGCGCTTAGCCGTTCCGCCCCGATCGGAATCTTCCCGGTGTACCAAACCATGTTCAGCGAGCTACCGCGGATGACCCGGAACCATTACGTAATGCATCGGAATCCTCTGCCGTACTACCCGGAAGTGCAGGTCAACTCAAGTAAGTCTGCTGCCATTCCGGATGTGTCGCGCATTTTGGGCACTGAACGGTCCAAGTTCTTCTGCCATCCGACGGCAGGGGAAACTGGGACAATCCTAAAGATGAGCGGAGACAGTGTTGAGGAGTTTTGCCACTGTGACCAGTCGGCGGAACCGCGGGTTAAAGATGCGGCGTCGCAAACGGTTTACCGGGAATCATCGGCCCAAACGCAACCCTGGATGCCAACGGCTGTGCTGAAGGACGCCGACTTTGGAACGGCAGAGATCGTGTACGTTGCGGAGATGCTGCAGCACACGCAGTATCCCGGGATCAACGAGGTTGAGATCGTCGAACGAGCTCGCAAAAAACGGAACTGGGAGTACGCACTGGGGAGTTGCGACTCCGCTGATGAGTGGGCCCAGCAAAAGCTAACGCTGCAGATCTTCGAGTGGGAAGAATGGGTCGCCCGGGAGCGTCAAATCGATCGATACCAGATGCTGCGACTCCAGCTGGTTGCAAAGATCATGGGTAAACGAGAGCGGGACACGCGCCAGGCCACGGAGTGCAAGATGGAGAACACCAAGAATCGCATCAACGAGCAGCGTAACAAAGCTATGGAGAAGCTGAGGATCAAGTACGAGCGAGAAATGCGCAAGCTGGAGAAGAAACGAAACGACTCGAAGGCCAACAAGTTCCGATCGCCGCTTGTTCCGAAAGCGGAGGACGTTACGACGGTTGTCACCAAAAAGGTGTGCAAAAAGTCGTACAACTACGATCCCAACCTGATCGAAGTCGG TCTAACGAAGCTAGAACGTAAGATCACGGTTACGCACAAGCTGAAGGACGTCAACAATCAGCGTCCCGAGCTATGGAAACCTAAGGAAGTGTGTCGTGAGTTCCAGAAAGGGTTCTGGTCCGATCACTTCCTACGAAAGTTGTATGATTCTCTGAAG CACTTCCGTCACAAGAAGGAGACCAAACCGGCGGTACCAGAATGCCTAATTGTGGTATCCTCACCAACCGAAAGCATCATCACTTCTCCGCCCAGGGTCAGCGAGGAACGTGAGGACGACAACCTGTACCAGCAAGCTGTCCTACTTCAAAAACTCCTACGCGGACGTGCCACCCAGGAAATGATCCACAAGGACTACGCCGCCGACCGTGACCTCGTGGAAGACCTGATCGCTACCCACCGACTCCCGGTCGTTGAAGAGTTCTTCCCGATCGCTCCCATCAAAACCGGAAGTGTACGCGAAAAGTACCTCCACATTCTGCGTAACGAGCAACTCCTCGACGAATTCATCGAGAACTCAACCCACGCCCAGATGAGCTCGCTGATGTCCACCCTAGAGCGAGAACTTACCCGTCTCCAGAACGAACGCAACACCCAAGCGTTCTACATGCTAACCGAGCAAGAACGCTACTTCCGGGAAGCTCGCGAAACGCGTCACATCTCCGAAATGAAGTACCAAGACAACGAGGAGCTGGCGATCTACTTGGAAAACGCCCTGCTAGAAAAAGCGGACGAGGACAGTCTGAGCGAAACTCGCTCTAAAATCCACGACCTGGTCAAACGGTTCGACTCGGAGGCGGACAAGCGCATCTCCTCCCAAGAGGAGGAACCGGTCCAGCAAAGCCAAGGCACGATCGCGTCCTACCTGCTGGACGAGATGATGATGCCGGACGCGTTCCGACGGCTTGCCCGCGAAAGCATCAAGCAGAAGCAGAAGCCGCTGCTTGCGGAAGCTCACGAGACGATATTTGCGCAGTCCGTGCAGGAGTTCAAACCGTTGGATTCGGTTCCAGAGGAGGTTATGGAGGTGCTGCGGCAACAGTCCGAGGAACGGGAAGCGGAACCAAAGCTCGAAGAACCGACGGAGGAAGCAGACGACGGTGCTCCCGATTTGGAGACGCGCAGTGAAGGGCAGGTCATCATTGGGGACATTTTGAGCAACGTCGTCGATATGTCCGTCATGTCGGAGAATGAAGTTGAGGAGATACCGGAGGATGAAGGGACTGATGGTATTGCAGGAAGCGTTAGCGTCGAAGAAGATGGTGGTCAGATGGCGACGGAAATAATTGAGGATCTTTTGGGGAACGTTTTTGAAAAGGATGAgattaaaaagtaa